The Kordia sp. SMS9 genome window below encodes:
- the fmt gene encoding methionyl-tRNA formyltransferase, with translation MRDLRIVFMGTPDFAVATLQALLDANYNVVGVITAPDKPAGRGRKLHQSAVKKFALANDLTVLQPTNLKRTSFVSALKALNANLQIVVAFRMLPKVVWQMPEYGTFNLHASLLPDYRGAAPINWAIINGETKTGVTTFFIDEKIDTGAMIFQEEVLIDPSENAGSLHDKLMTIGSGLVLKTVQHIEKDEVSTTIQPTIEETKTAYKIHKETCQIDWTDTIDNIYNKIRGLSPYPTAWTTLYNGEDRYTIKIYEVEKIVEAHQHAVGSVISTKKEVKIAIQEGYIFLKIVQLPGKRSMEISALLNGFRFEKEAKVS, from the coding sequence ATGAGAGATTTAAGAATCGTTTTTATGGGCACGCCCGATTTTGCCGTAGCAACATTACAAGCACTTTTAGACGCAAATTACAATGTAGTTGGCGTAATTACTGCACCTGATAAGCCTGCAGGTCGTGGACGAAAATTGCATCAATCGGCAGTAAAGAAGTTTGCATTGGCAAATGATTTGACCGTGTTGCAACCTACCAATTTGAAGCGCACTTCTTTTGTTTCAGCATTGAAAGCGTTAAACGCGAATTTACAAATTGTCGTTGCATTTAGAATGTTGCCAAAGGTTGTTTGGCAAATGCCCGAATACGGAACCTTTAATTTACACGCTTCTTTACTTCCTGATTATAGAGGTGCCGCGCCAATTAATTGGGCAATTATTAACGGAGAAACCAAAACGGGCGTCACAACATTTTTTATTGATGAGAAGATTGATACAGGCGCGATGATTTTTCAGGAAGAAGTTTTGATTGATCCTTCCGAAAATGCAGGTTCATTACATGATAAACTGATGACTATTGGAAGTGGTTTGGTGCTGAAAACCGTTCAACATATAGAAAAGGATGAAGTTTCCACGACAATACAACCTACTATTGAAGAAACCAAAACGGCCTACAAGATTCACAAAGAAACTTGCCAAATTGATTGGACAGATACGATAGACAATATATATAATAAGATTCGTGGGTTGAGTCCGTATCCTACTGCTTGGACCACTTTATATAATGGAGAAGATCGCTATACTATTAAAATATATGAGGTAGAAAAGATTGTCGAAGCACATCAACATGCAGTTGGAAGTGTGATTAGCACTAAAAAAGAGGTAAAAATTGCTATCCAAGAAGGTTACATTTTTTTGAAAATTGTACAGCTTCCAGGAAAGCGTTCAATGGAAATTAGTGCTTTGTTAAACGGTTTTCGCTTCGAAAAAGAGGCAAAAGTCTCGTAA
- a CDS encoding AAA family ATPase, translating to MNTKRILIVGGPGTGKSTLITDLEAKGHVCFHEISREVTAAAQKRGIEQLFLTQPLLFSELLLKGRIEQFKDAEPLNTPYAFYDRGIPDVAAYMDYTGDSYPEMFHNACYEYTYDIVFMLAPWEEIYEQDNERYESYEEAQKIQQYLTTAYEKHGYHLIDVPFGTVSERVTFILNTLKTHE from the coding sequence TTGAACACGAAAAGAATACTTATTGTTGGCGGACCTGGCACAGGAAAATCTACCTTAATTACTGATTTAGAAGCAAAAGGACATGTGTGCTTTCATGAAATTTCACGAGAAGTCACAGCCGCAGCACAAAAAAGAGGCATTGAACAATTATTTTTAACACAACCGTTATTGTTTAGCGAATTGCTCCTAAAAGGTAGAATTGAACAATTTAAAGATGCCGAACCGCTCAATACACCCTATGCTTTTTACGATCGAGGCATTCCTGATGTAGCCGCATATATGGATTATACAGGCGATTCGTACCCAGAAATGTTCCACAATGCATGCTACGAGTATACATACGACATTGTGTTTATGTTGGCGCCTTGGGAAGAAATTTATGAGCAAGATAATGAACGTTACGAAAGTTATGAAGAAGCCCAAAAAATTCAACAATATTTGACAACTGCGTATGAAAAACATGGATATCATCTAATTGATGTTCCTTTTGGAACTGTTTCAGAACGTGTAACATTTATCCTAAATACACTTAAAACTCACGAATGA
- a CDS encoding DUF493 family protein has protein sequence MSSKNDSQAFYAKLKTQLEETTQFPSLYMYKFIVPSSEERIQEVHEVFNNLGAVINTKKSSKGTYTSVTITANMKSADAVIAKYKEASMIEGIISL, from the coding sequence ATGAGTTCAAAAAACGATTCACAAGCGTTTTATGCAAAATTGAAAACACAATTAGAGGAAACGACTCAATTTCCATCATTATACATGTATAAATTCATTGTCCCTTCTAGCGAAGAAAGAATCCAAGAAGTACATGAAGTTTTTAATAATTTAGGCGCGGTTATCAATACTAAAAAGTCTTCAAAAGGAACCTATACAAGTGTAACCATTACGGCAAATATGAAAAGTGCCGACGCTGTAATTGCTAAATATAAGGAAGCAAGTATGATAGAAGGTATAATTTCTCTGTAA
- a CDS encoding ATP-dependent DNA helicase RecQ, giving the protein MTKPLALLEKYWGHTSFRPLQEDIINAVIQQKDTLALLPTGGGKSVCFQIPALAMDGICIVISPLVALIQDQVANLKANGIKAIALTGGLKREEISNLLDNCVYGDYKFLYVSPERLQQEIIQERIKQMNVNLIAVDEAHCISQWGNDFRPAYKNINTLRELLPNIPCIALTATATPVVVKDIEESLHLKNVQKFQQSFTRENLAYTVLETEHKITTIEKTLRKYPQSCIVYTRNRKSTVSIQEALSRKGFTSVFFHGGLSSEVKKKNLQLWLQGKVQTIVATNAFGMGIDKPDVKNVIHVQLPDSLENYYQEAGRAGRNGEYANAIILTDANDIDALQKQFIHNLPSVDFLKLVFRKLCSFFQIAYGEGYDTKHALPFYDFCKAYQFPTQKTYSALQLLDRHSIIQLSQHFHRKTSLKFIVDQFNLMNYLDKNPNISLITQAILRTYGGAFEQKININTHFLAQKLGLPKGKITETIQQLAKDEIILLDEIQTDAEVTFLVAREDDKTIHPIAKEVQQQQELKKKRVQSVINYIKDSETCKNKQLLSYFGEHTKKACGICSVCKTKTTTTPDTELQFLVRDEILKLLQEKPMPSTEICTLLPYRENLILAVIQLLLEAEQITLTEKNTYTYTI; this is encoded by the coding sequence ATGACCAAACCGCTTGCACTTCTAGAAAAATACTGGGGACATACTTCGTTTCGTCCGTTGCAAGAAGATATTATCAATGCGGTTATTCAACAAAAAGATACCTTAGCTTTATTGCCCACTGGCGGTGGAAAATCAGTTTGTTTTCAAATTCCTGCATTGGCAATGGACGGAATTTGCATCGTCATTTCGCCATTAGTAGCTTTGATTCAAGATCAAGTTGCCAATTTAAAGGCAAACGGAATTAAAGCAATTGCACTTACAGGCGGACTGAAACGTGAAGAAATCAGTAATTTACTAGACAATTGTGTGTATGGCGATTACAAGTTTTTATATGTGTCTCCTGAACGTTTACAACAAGAAATCATTCAAGAGCGCATCAAGCAAATGAACGTCAATTTGATAGCAGTTGATGAAGCACATTGTATTTCGCAATGGGGAAATGATTTTCGTCCCGCCTATAAAAACATCAATACGCTTCGAGAACTATTGCCAAATATTCCGTGTATTGCACTGACAGCGACCGCAACGCCAGTCGTTGTAAAAGATATTGAGGAAAGTCTGCATTTAAAAAATGTGCAAAAGTTTCAGCAGTCGTTTACACGTGAAAATTTAGCCTATACCGTGTTGGAAACTGAACATAAAATCACAACGATTGAAAAAACCTTGCGCAAATATCCACAGTCTTGCATTGTGTATACGCGCAACCGAAAAAGCACCGTGAGCATTCAAGAAGCGCTTTCACGGAAAGGATTTACGAGTGTGTTTTTTCATGGTGGACTTTCGTCAGAAGTGAAAAAAAAGAACCTTCAGCTTTGGTTGCAAGGAAAAGTACAAACCATCGTAGCAACGAATGCATTTGGAATGGGCATTGACAAACCTGATGTAAAAAACGTGATTCATGTGCAATTGCCCGATAGTTTGGAAAATTATTATCAAGAAGCTGGGCGCGCCGGACGAAATGGCGAATATGCAAACGCCATCATTCTAACGGATGCCAACGATATTGATGCGTTACAAAAACAATTCATTCACAATTTGCCAAGTGTCGATTTTTTAAAACTCGTGTTCAGGAAGCTGTGTAGTTTCTTTCAAATTGCCTATGGTGAAGGCTATGATACCAAACATGCCTTGCCTTTTTACGATTTTTGCAAAGCATATCAATTTCCCACACAAAAAACATATTCCGCATTACAACTGTTGGATAGACATAGTATTATTCAGCTTTCACAGCATTTTCATCGAAAGACTTCTTTAAAATTCATCGTAGATCAATTCAACTTGATGAATTATTTAGATAAGAATCCAAACATTAGTTTGATTACACAAGCTATTTTGCGAACCTACGGTGGCGCTTTTGAACAGAAAATAAATATCAACACACACTTCCTCGCACAGAAATTAGGATTGCCAAAGGGAAAAATTACAGAGACCATTCAGCAGTTGGCAAAAGATGAAATTATACTGTTAGACGAGATTCAAACGGACGCTGAAGTCACTTTTTTAGTTGCACGTGAAGATGACAAAACCATTCATCCGATCGCAAAAGAAGTACAACAACAACAGGAACTGAAAAAGAAGCGCGTTCAATCTGTAATTAACTACATTAAAGATTCGGAAACGTGTAAAAATAAACAGCTACTCTCCTATTTTGGAGAACATACTAAAAAAGCATGCGGCATTTGCTCTGTATGCAAAACCAAAACTACTACAACACCTGATACGGAATTGCAATTCCTCGTAAGAGATGAAATTTTAAAACTTTTACAAGAAAAACCGATGCCTTCTACCGAAATTTGTACCCTTTTACCTTACAGAGAAAATCTTATATTAGCGGTAATTCAATTACTTTTGGAGGCTGAACAGATTACTTTAACAGAAAAAAATACGTATACATATACTATATGA